In Desulfobaccales bacterium, one DNA window encodes the following:
- a CDS encoding LD-carboxypeptidase, translated as MPERPPILWPPPALTGDTLAVAAPASPVEPDLLQAGVAFLHGAGYRVKVGQEATTPRPWGREADAARAQALEQAWLDPEIRAILGARGGYGSFKILPYLKAKSLQSRALRLVGFSDLTALLLFAVQRLGVAAFHGPTVAHLPALTPAAREDFFRWLAAPAPEARRFEGLTVLHPGTAAGPLLGGNLTTLCHLVGTPYMPCLRGSVLFLEDHNEAPYRLDRLVTHLLYARALEEVAGVVLGAFTGTGAQPAEVLEVLAQALAPLEVPVLAGLPVGHQPDNFTLPLGLQAVLDGTDGSLSLTA; from the coding sequence ATGCCTGAGAGGCCCCCTATCCTGTGGCCCCCGCCGGCCCTGACCGGGGACACCCTGGCGGTGGCGGCGCCTGCCAGCCCGGTGGAGCCGGACCTGCTTCAGGCCGGGGTGGCATTTCTGCATGGGGCCGGCTACCGGGTGAAGGTGGGCCAGGAGGCAACCACCCCTCGCCCCTGGGGCCGAGAGGCGGATGCGGCTCGGGCCCAGGCGCTGGAGCAGGCGTGGCTGGATCCGGAGATCAGGGCCATCCTCGGCGCCCGGGGCGGCTACGGCTCTTTTAAAATCCTGCCCTACCTGAAGGCCAAGTCCCTTCAGTCCCGGGCCCTGAGGCTGGTGGGCTTCAGCGACCTCACCGCCCTGCTCCTGTTTGCGGTGCAGCGCCTGGGGGTGGCGGCCTTCCACGGCCCCACGGTGGCCCATCTCCCCGCCCTTACCCCCGCCGCCCGGGAGGATTTTTTCCGCTGGCTGGCCGCCCCCGCGCCGGAAGCCCGCCGGTTTGAGGGGCTCACGGTCCTTCACCCCGGCACCGCTGCCGGCCCGCTTCTGGGCGGCAATCTCACCACCCTCTGCCACCTGGTGGGCACCCCCTACATGCCCTGCCTCCGGGGGAGCGTTCTTTTCCTGGAGGATCACAACGAAGCGCCTTACCGCCTGGACCGACTGGTGACGCACCTCCTTTATGCCAGGGCCCTGGAGGAGGTAGCGGGGGTGGTGCTGGGGGCCTTCACCGGCACCGGGGCGCAGCCTGCGGAGGTGCTGGAGGTGCTGGCCCAAGCCCTGGCTCCCCTAGAGGTGCCGGTCCTGGCCGGACTTCCGGTGGGCCATCAGCCGGACAACTTCACCCTCCCCTTGGGCCTCCAGGCCGTCTTGGACGGCACCGACGGCTCCCTCAGCCTGACAGCCTGA
- a CDS encoding glycosyltransferase family 39 protein translates to MKKGWHIWGEAWGRWLPPLGWALLMGLAVLFRLSDLGARNLWSDEAWVALAVLKPTVTEALAAGQSTPPFYLLTLWLLTQVFGGSEVVLRSLSFAFGVGTVLLFWPLARRLTSPAAAWLGLTAVTFAPVLVYFSKELKQYSGDAFFAVLVALLTERFLERPGRGRLVLLAAAGALGLGFSHPLIFVLPVAGLIAYGGAPAWRRWLLAVAGFWAASFLGCYLAFFRHQVNPELVSYWSREFPDFSSLPAFASWLAGALSRYFHYFFGDYAAWWTPLALMAGLWALKPPRRTRLLLYLGGPLFLAFLAAALHRYPFMARYNGSRLLLFSAPFLYLGAAAGVALAVSRLHEWRRGAAWGLALLLLASLQPLSTVKENLHPSLQRRQIAPLVARLEREFGPRDLLYVYHYAVHPFRYYRPDFPPEQVRFGATVLDKNLFPGEEEEDDDDEPPERVWLLAAHFPGGDFLDTFAAGLLGPGWRPAVRYQEPGAALICFQRDNRLTARQQAEPGPP, encoded by the coding sequence ATGAAGAAAGGCTGGCACATCTGGGGTGAGGCGTGGGGGCGGTGGCTGCCGCCCCTGGGTTGGGCCCTGCTCATGGGCTTGGCCGTCCTTTTCCGCCTCTCGGATTTGGGGGCCCGCAACCTCTGGTCCGATGAGGCCTGGGTGGCCCTGGCGGTCCTGAAGCCCACGGTCACGGAGGCCCTGGCTGCCGGACAATCCACCCCACCCTTCTACCTGCTCACCCTGTGGCTCCTGACCCAGGTCTTCGGGGGGAGCGAGGTGGTTCTGCGCTCCCTCTCCTTCGCCTTCGGGGTGGGCACGGTGCTCCTCTTCTGGCCCCTGGCCCGCCGCCTCACCTCCCCGGCCGCCGCCTGGCTGGGGCTGACTGCCGTCACCTTTGCGCCGGTGCTGGTGTATTTCTCCAAAGAACTGAAGCAGTACAGCGGCGACGCCTTCTTTGCGGTGCTGGTGGCCCTCCTCACCGAGCGCTTCCTCGAGCGTCCCGGTCGTGGCCGCCTGGTTCTCCTGGCCGCTGCCGGAGCACTGGGCCTGGGTTTTTCCCACCCCCTCATCTTCGTGCTCCCGGTGGCGGGACTGATTGCCTATGGCGGGGCACCGGCGTGGCGGCGATGGCTCCTTGCGGTGGCCGGGTTTTGGGCCGCCAGCTTTCTGGGCTGCTATCTGGCCTTCTTCCGCCACCAGGTCAACCCGGAGCTGGTCTCTTACTGGAGCAGAGAATTCCCGGATTTTTCCAGCCTGCCGGCCTTTGCCTCATGGCTGGCGGGGGCTCTCAGCCGCTATTTCCATTACTTTTTCGGGGATTACGCCGCCTGGTGGACGCCCCTGGCCCTGATGGCGGGCCTCTGGGCCCTCAAACCGCCAAGGCGCACCCGCCTGCTCCTCTATCTGGGGGGGCCCCTCTTTTTGGCTTTTTTGGCCGCCGCCCTGCACCGTTACCCCTTCATGGCCCGCTACAACGGCAGCCGCCTGCTCCTGTTTTCGGCCCCCTTCCTCTATCTCGGGGCGGCGGCGGGGGTGGCCCTGGCGGTCTCACGCTTACATGAATGGCGCCGCGGGGCTGCCTGGGGGCTGGCCCTGCTCCTCCTGGCCAGCCTTCAGCCCCTAAGTACGGTTAAGGAGAACCTCCACCCTTCCCTGCAGCGCCGGCAAATCGCACCCCTGGTGGCCCGGCTGGAGCGGGAGTTCGGTCCCCGGGACCTGTTGTATGTTTACCATTACGCCGTCCATCCCTTCCGCTATTACCGGCCGGATTTCCCGCCCGAGCAGGTGCGCTTCGGCGCCACGGTCCTGGATAAAAACCTCTTTCCCGGCGAGGAGGAGGAGGACGACGACGATGAGCCCCCGGAGCGGGTGTGGCTGTTGGCGGCCCACTTCCCCGGGGGAGATTTCCTGGATACCTTCGCCGCCGGGCTGTTAGGTCCGGGGTGGCGGCCCGCGGTCCGCTATCAGGAACCAGGGGCGGCGCTGATCTGCTTCCAGCGGGACAACCGCCTCACCGCCCGCCAGCAGGCGGAGCCTGGCCCGCCATAA
- a CDS encoding DUF721 domain-containing protein, translated as MAPRKTTPRPLPLREVLEGLIKPGDWQALEQRRLIREVWERVVPPRLQTQATLVDLKRRELVVAITPGPWMQELHFLKPRLLAELDRALGPGVVREVRCLPQGS; from the coding sequence ATGGCTCCCCGCAAAACCACGCCCCGGCCGCTGCCGCTTAGGGAGGTCCTGGAGGGGCTCATCAAGCCCGGGGACTGGCAGGCCCTGGAGCAGCGTCGTCTGATCCGTGAGGTTTGGGAGCGGGTGGTGCCCCCGCGCCTGCAGACGCAGGCCACCCTGGTGGACCTCAAGCGCCGGGAGCTGGTGGTGGCGATCACGCCAGGCCCCTGGATGCAGGAGCTCCACTTCCTGAAACCCAGGCTCCTGGCGGAGCTGGACCGGGCCCTGGGGCCGGGGGTGGTGCGGGAGGTGCGCTGCCTGCCGCAGGGGAGCTGA
- a CDS encoding pyridoxal phosphate-dependent aminotransferase, with protein MSVSRKIRAALESASWIRRMFEEGAELKARLGPDKVCDFTLGNPDLEPPARFKEALREAAADPRPGLHGYMPNAGLPAVRETLAASLRQRYGEPFTAGDLILTCGAAGGLNIALKALLDPGDEVIILAPYFPEYLFYVDNHGGLPRVVETDDHFNLVPAAIAAALGPRTRALILNSPHNPTGQVYEEAALRELGRLLEDFGTRRGEPVYLLADEPYGRLVYDGLPLPNLFHIYPHTILITSSSKELSIPGERLGLAAVSPRAADREELVAGMVLANRILGFVNAPALMQRVVAAVAGEAVDVSPYARRRELFAQVLREAGYDFVLPKGAFYFFPQAPGGDDLAFMARLKAENILAVPGRGFGRAGYFRLAFCVPEEVIARSAPGFARARQDF; from the coding sequence ATGAGTGTGTCCCGAAAGATCCGGGCGGCCTTGGAGAGCGCCTCCTGGATTAGGCGCATGTTTGAGGAAGGGGCGGAGCTCAAGGCCCGTCTGGGGCCGGACAAAGTCTGTGATTTCACCCTGGGGAATCCGGATCTGGAGCCGCCGGCCCGCTTCAAGGAGGCTTTGCGGGAGGCAGCGGCAGATCCCCGCCCCGGTCTGCACGGCTACATGCCCAATGCCGGGCTGCCCGCCGTCCGGGAGACGCTGGCCGCCTCTCTCCGGCAACGCTATGGCGAGCCCTTCACCGCCGGGGACCTGATCCTCACCTGCGGCGCTGCCGGCGGCCTCAACATCGCCTTGAAGGCGCTGTTGGATCCCGGGGACGAGGTCATCATCCTGGCCCCCTACTTCCCGGAATACCTCTTTTATGTGGACAATCACGGCGGCCTTCCCCGGGTGGTGGAGACGGATGACCACTTCAACCTTGTGCCTGCCGCCATCGCGGCTGCCTTGGGCCCCCGCACTCGGGCCCTCATCCTCAACTCGCCCCACAACCCCACCGGCCAGGTGTATGAGGAGGCGGCCCTGCGGGAGCTGGGGCGGCTCTTGGAGGACTTCGGCACCCGGCGGGGGGAGCCGGTCTATCTCCTGGCGGACGAGCCCTACGGCCGCCTGGTGTATGACGGCCTGCCCCTGCCCAACCTCTTTCACATCTATCCCCACACCATCCTCATCACCTCCTCCTCCAAGGAGCTCTCCATTCCCGGGGAGCGCCTGGGGCTGGCGGCGGTCTCCCCCCGGGCGGCGGACCGGGAGGAGCTGGTGGCCGGCATGGTGCTGGCCAACCGCATCCTCGGGTTTGTCAATGCCCCGGCCCTGATGCAGCGGGTGGTGGCCGCGGTGGCCGGGGAAGCCGTGGACGTGAGCCCCTACGCCCGGCGCCGGGAGCTTTTCGCTCAGGTCCTGCGGGAGGCCGGCTATGACTTCGTCCTGCCCAAGGGCGCCTTCTATTTCTTCCCCCAGGCGCCGGGAGGGGACGATCTGGCCTTTATGGCCCGCCTCAAGGCGGAGAACATCCTGGCCGTGCCGGGCCGGGGGTTTGGCCGGGCGGGCTACTTCCGCCTGGCCTTCTGCGTCCCGGAGGAGGTCATTGCCCGGTCCGCCCCCGGGTTTGCCCGGGCCCGGCAGGATTTTTAA
- a CDS encoding metallophosphoesterase family protein, with translation MKLAVISDIHGNLPALEAVLEDIALQGVEAVYHLGDLVGYNPFPEEVVARVRELGLTGVVGNYDLAVAADVPDPVAEFLNPAITEMGRAIYHWTREQVSAETKAYLRSLPQRLSLEVNGRRLLLTHGSPRHVREYLRPRLTDEELAPVVGEISEEVLLAGHTHIPMVRPVAGKWLFNPGSVGFPKDGDPRASYALLEVEAEVRLEIRRVAYDVERTARALLAAGLPPQAAADLRHGRRAKGP, from the coding sequence ATGAAGCTGGCAGTCATCTCGGACATTCACGGCAATCTCCCCGCCCTGGAGGCGGTCCTGGAGGATATTGCGCTTCAGGGGGTGGAGGCGGTCTATCACTTGGGGGACCTGGTGGGCTACAACCCCTTTCCCGAGGAGGTGGTGGCCCGCGTTCGGGAGCTGGGTCTGACAGGCGTGGTGGGCAACTATGATCTGGCAGTGGCCGCGGACGTCCCGGACCCCGTGGCGGAGTTCCTCAATCCGGCCATCACGGAGATGGGCCGGGCCATTTACCACTGGACCCGGGAGCAGGTGAGCGCGGAGACCAAGGCCTATCTCCGAAGCCTGCCGCAACGCCTCTCTTTGGAGGTCAACGGCCGCCGGCTGCTCCTTACCCACGGCAGCCCTCGCCACGTGCGGGAGTATTTGCGGCCCCGGCTCACTGACGAGGAGCTGGCCCCGGTAGTGGGGGAGATCAGCGAAGAGGTGTTGCTGGCGGGGCACACCCACATCCCGATGGTGCGACCGGTGGCGGGCAAGTGGCTCTTCAATCCGGGGAGCGTGGGCTTTCCCAAGGACGGCGATCCCCGGGCCAGCTACGCCTTGCTGGAGGTGGAGGCAGAGGTGCGGCTGGAGATCCGGCGAGTGGCTTATGACGTGGAGCGCACCGCCCGGGCGCTCCTGGCCGCCGGCCTGCCCCCTCAGGCGGCGGCGGACCTGCGCCACGGCCGGCGGGCCAAGGGTCCCTGA